In Micromonas commoda chromosome 16, complete sequence, the genomic window gcgcgggcatcgGGTCCACCGGCTGAGGTGGAGGCACGTACCATCGCTCGACCTCCTGACGCGacagccgctcgcgctccctcTGCTCCCACTCCAGCCtcgccgcttccgccgcggcgaccgccgcctgcCTCTCCCTCTCCACGGAGGTTGTCTTGTCGTCGTTGctggccggcggcggcgacgtcgactgGACGTTTTTAGGGGTGTACGGGCCTGGCgactcctccttctcccgcTCGTCTCTGGCACGAATCGGTCCTcccacgccggcgtcggcgttaTCCTGCCCCTTCTCCGATCCGGGTTGAGAAGCTGGATCGTTGTTGGCGTTTTCGTGCGACTTGACAGCGTCCAGCGGGAACCAACCGGGCGGGTAGCTGTCGACCGTGGAGACGCCGGGACCCTTCCTGTCCTTCCCTTTCCTCTTCGGCTCCGTCTTGGGCTTGACCACGGACCCGAAGAACGGTgggttcgacgcggaccGGTCGGTGATGGCACCCAGCGACCGTTGAAGATCGAAACAGTCGAGCCCATACTGCTCAGCGTGCTTGACCgcttccaccgccgcgttttCGAGCTTCCACACACCGTGGAGTCGAATGGCCTTTTCCTTGTCCGCGCCCTTGATGACGAACCTGTGGCACCCATCGCCGGATCTGCTGCTCACCGAGTGGTCCTGATAagccctcgcgtcgttcgccagCAGTATGAGCTCCGCCGACATGCTCGTCGGGCAGTAGCTGGGCGTCTTGTCGAGGTGCGACACCGCGGAGTAGAGGTCCGAATACGGGCCGCTCTCGATTCCCACCAGGTGCCTCCCCCCGGGGTCCACGTCCTCGGTGCGAACCACGTAAAACTCGGTATCCTGCGtgtcctcctcggtggcgaAACGCTGCCGCTGGGCCTTGATCGCCTCgatctccttcttcgcccaGAGCTCCTTGTCGCTGATGCCCCAGTTGTCATCCTGGAGTTTGGAGTTCTTTTTCCGCTCACGGCCCGAGCGCGAGACGCCGAGCGTGGGCACGTTCGTGCTGACCATCGCGGATCCGGGCAAGGGCTTGGGCtgacccgcgcgcaccggcgGGGGAGGGCAGAACAGCTCGCTGTGCACCCTCCGCCCGATCTGGTGCCCGGAACCCTTCCCGAACATCGGGGGGGCGTCAGCACCGACCGAAGGGGTGCGTTCGTTCGCTGGCGGGTCGGTGTGGACTTCCTGCTggccgaggtcgtcggcTGGATCGATCGGTGCGGTGGTCATGTCAGCCTGCGGAGATGCGGGCACCTCGGATTTACCCGTCGCAGCTCCCGCGTCCGTGGTCGTGGCCGATgggatcgcgcccgcggagcgcgaagtcgctcgccgcgtcgagggctgaacctcgcgcgcgggtttgCTCGTTTTCGGCGATTCGGTCGTtggtcgtcgcgccgaactcgccgcgcccgtccgggtcgacggcatcgcgcgcTTTTGCGATGTCagatcccgccgccggtgacgttgACGGTCGAACCCGGGCCCGGGGGATCGGATGCGCGTCTGGCGCCAGGCCCAGTGAACCTCGGGACGCCCGAATTGTTAAAGCGGAGTGCCCCTTCAGTTGAAGACAGGaatgagcggcggcgacgcaacTTTTTTGCGccacacccgcgcgcgctatgccgtcgaagaagaagcgcaagCTCGAGGTTGAGGATGGCTCTCCCGATATCCCGGTGCTCCGAGCGCTGCGAGAGGAGCTCAGCCTGCCTTACTTGCCCGAGCTCTTCTACCCcaacgagggcgacgacgaggatccgATGAGAGGGCGAGAAACTAGGGAAAGCGCCACATCCAGCGCACCGGATTCCTGGACAAGTGTCGAGTTTCGGGAAATCGACGGCGTCAAGAGGGTAGTGGGTCTGTCCCTGGACAATCGTCTGCTGAAGGAGGTGCCGATGACACACCTCAAAAAGCTGGACGCGCTGGAGAGCCTGGACCTGACGGCGAACGAGCTCTACGGCCTGCCCACCGAGTTTGGGCAAATCTTCAAGGCGAGACTGAAAAAGCTAGCCATCGGGCGTTGCAGGCTGGTGTTCGTACCGCCCGAGGTGTTCCAGCTCGACAAACTGGAGAAACTGAGTCTGTATCGCAACTACATCGTCAAGTTTCCGGGCAGGCTCGCCACGCGGTTGAAGGGTTCGCTGAGAGAACTCAACCTGAGCGGCAACCGCATCGAGACGATACCGCCGGAAATACAGCAGATGGAACGTCTGACGCGGCTGTTGCTGAGCGACATGGCGCACACGCTGACGGGCGTGCCGAAGGAGCTGGGGGATTTAAAAAATTTGGAGTACCTCAATCTCCATGACACCAACCTGCATGAGGTGCCCAAGGAGTTGGGTAAGCTGGCCAACCTGCGGGAGCTGGTGCTGAGCAAGAACTGGTTGTTAGAGGTGCCCAAGGAGTTCGGCGGGATGAACAAACTTGAGACACTGAACGTCCGGAACAACCCGATGTTGAGCGTCCCGCGGGCAGTGCacgagacgggcgcgacggtgctATTCGCGCATTACAGATGGTGATTATAGAATCCTGTAGCAGATAGACGACGTAGAAATCATAGCCTAAGATCTTACTGAACATTCGCGTCTAACTTCCTTCTAAGATACTCGTCCCGCTTCTCTGCATTTTCGAACCACTCGAACCAGGGAATAGAGATGACGCCACCGGCACAGGTCTTGGCGAGGAATAAATCCCTgagctccgtcgccgccgtcttggTGCATGTCTCGCCGCTCCTGAACGATCGAAGCTGATCTCGTCCAGGCCCGACGAAGTGTTGGGGACCGTCATATTCAACGGCAACCTCCCCATCCGGCAGGTACACGTCGACTGAGAAATATCCGCCGTCCGTCACCCGCTCGACCTCGCAATTCAGCTTTAATTGATCCCTGAAAACCCCCGCGATCTCGCTTTGGTACGTGTGCGAGGCATGCTGATCATGCAGGTCCCGCACCTGCATGATCCATGCGTCCTTGGCCTGGTTGATGATCCAAACCGGGTACTCGCCCTTGTCACCGACGGACAAACCGTGCTTGCGCATGAGGTACGCGTGGAACAGTTTGCACAGACCTGTGTTGTGGAACTGACCCGGCTGCATATCTCTCGCAATCTTCCACGCGTCATCATAGCACCGCGGCAGGGGCATCCCGCGCAAGGACGAGAGAGTAGCGAGTGACCAGACCGTCGTGGCCACATCCTGGGCGTTGAACGCTTCtctcgcgctcctctccgtcgcggcaCAAAGCGCCGTCAACGCGGGACCGTCCGGCAACCTCCCCAATGTTGCGTGTGCCCACCAGATTGTTGACACCGCGTGAGCATTCATCTCATCCGCCCCCTTCGCGATTGCTTTCTGTACAATAGCCCACAGATCCTCGTCAATGACCCGCCGagtcgtcgcgagcgaccACGCCACGTTGGCCAGCTCCTGAGACCGCAtacccttcgccgcctctcgTTTGGCCGCTTCGATCAGACCCCGCCACATTTCATCGTTTTGGTGTAAGTATTTCGCCGCTTCCCTGTTGCTCGAAGGCCGGGACTCGCCACCGATCAGGGATCCGAGAGCCCACCAGGTATTGCCCACATGTTGCGACCCCATCTGGCAAGCACCCCTGACAGTGACGGatgcgagcgccgccgccgcttcttGACTGGGCGGCCTGCCCAGTATCGCGTACGCCCACCACACGATCGATGAACCCTGCGGTTCGAGATCCCCGGCGCACTTCACAAGCGCTGCATCGAGCGCTTCGATGACCTCCACCGTCGTTGCCCCTCTCGCATCTAGTGCTTTATTTGCGCAGAGCTTGGCAATCCCGTGCAGGGCGTTGGAGAATTCCCTCGCCGGAAACTCAGTCGCGAACCGCTTCGTGAGCTGCAGAAGGCCGGCGAACGCTCCATCGTTGCGCAGCAGATCACGAAGTTGGCCCTTGCGGTTTCTGGACGCATCCTTGCCCAGTAGGTTCAGGGCGAAGCTCGCGTGGATTGGATTGAGTTTCTCGAGGTGGTTGCCGACGttggcgaggatcgcgcgagctccttgagcgTGTTTCAGCTGCGCGGTGATCTGACGCGGATCTGGGGAAGCACCATGCGATCCAccgatcgacgacgccgcccaacTACGCTCGTGGGCTCCTGACCACTTGTCGCCCGctgaggagctcgacgatcgGCACCGTCGGGTTGGTGGCAGGGGGGAGCACGAGGTGTCGACCCCCGACAGCGTGCGTTCGGCGAATGTAGATGACGGGTTGATGTGCACATCCTTACTCCACGAGTCCGTGAGATGCGCACACTCacgcgcggtggtggcgcgcGATCCCCGCCGCAGCACCGCCACCAGCATGACTGATCCCGCGTGGTTTTGACTGTTGTGTGGCAAGAGTCAGGACGCAGATTAAGTGTTAGTCCTCGCAACATGTCCGGCTAAGACCGACAGAAGAACGCGCGCAGGGGGGTTGCGAAACTGTCACCTCCCCTCTCTTTAACCGCAACGCTCGGGGACGATGGCCATGGGCATCTCGTCACCAGCTTCTCTCCTGGGCGCCAAAGCCGCGCCCAGTGCGGTACGGGCTAGGGGCGCTCGGTCCCGGTTTGTAATCCTACTCAGCAGGCATTCCCGAACGAGACGAGATGCGCGAACCTACTCGGCGAACGGGTGCTTCACGGCGTCTCAAGCAGTCAAAAACGAAGCTGACGAAGATTCCATGCGCGATGAAAGGGCGTATGTCGATCCCGGGAGGCTTCGAGTCGCGTCCAAGCCCTTCACCCGAGAACGTGGGGGACGAGGTGAAGAAAACGGATTGGGGAGAGCCTTTGCCAAATCCGTTGGGGTCCTCACGCTCGCACtcgcggccctcgccgcgccgctcgcgtcacCTCGAGCCGCACACGCCGCCAAATCTAGCGCAGCCGcaacggccgcggcgccggaacAGAAGTACACCTTCAATCCTAACCTCATCAAGCTCCCACCAGCGCTGACGGACAAATttgacgccgcgctggacgcaGTCAGCAACGAGGCTCAAGCCCTCGGCCAGGGGATCAAGGCGCAGATGAACGACCCGTGGTCCGTCGAGGACGTATGGCTCCTGCTCGTGTGGTCATACGCCAGGACCAAGGGTCGACGCAAGCTTTGGGACAAGTTGAACGAGAACAACAAGGCtgaagacgccgccgcgttcgacaaGTCATTCCTTGGTTGGCTCGACGGACCGATGAAGGCTGTCTGGTTCTGCTGGCTTGTGTTGTACGTGCACGACGTGTTCAGCAAGATTTTGGTCATACCCATCGACGACCTGGGCTTCGATATCGGGGTCTACATACTCACCagcggggcgctcgcgatcATGACCACCAGCCGGTACCTTCCGGCGTTCCTCGAGACCCGCTTTAAGATCATGGAGGTGGCGCTCAAGACGGTCATcacgcgcctcgcgacgatcgccatCGGCGTGGTGTCAGTGCTGAATGCTGGTGTGTGCTTTGGTCTTCCCGCGTCCTCGATCCTTGGAGTATCCGGCGTCGGGGGTCTGACCTTTGGCCTCGCTGCGAAGGATATTCTCTCAAATTTCATGGGTGGCACGATCCTCGCCATCATGCGTCCGTTCACCGTCGGTGAGGAGATTTTCATCACGGGAGGGTCCAACTTCCGGGGCAGTGGCGATCCGTCGGTCAGTGACTATCTTGTGAAGGAGATCGGCTGGTACCAGACCACGCTACTGGCAAAGGACACCAAGCCCACGACTGTTCCAAACGGTTTCTTCCTCGGCACCAACGTGATCAATGTCACTCGAGCGACCGCCAGGGTGCTCATCGTCGATCTCCGTGTGTTGTACCAAGACCGAGACAAAATATACACGATatgcgaggagctcgaggagtaTTTGCGAGGCAGCGACCTCATCGACAGCGTCAATTTCCCGGTTAGAGTCAACCTCACCAGCGCAAAAGCTGACTGCCTGAATGTTCAGGTCGAAACGCACATCTACAAGCTGCCCTTGGACAAACATCTGAAAGCCAAGATGAAGACCATGATGGACATGATGGACATCGTTGACGGGCACACATCTGGAGTCGCTTATCCCGTGGAAGTGCAACTGGAAACCCTCCCTGCTTTGTCCGGCAAAAAGTGAGGTGCTCAACGTGTGTATGTAAGATCTTAGCCTATATGATATCATGGCGCGAAATCTTATCAAACAACTCGTGATCTTGTGTCCTCGGGAACGATCCTCATTGAACCGCGGTTATGCGGCTTGGCGCAGACGCGATTGGCCAAAATCCTCGG contains:
- a CDS encoding predicted protein, coding for MLVAVLRRGSRATTARECAHLTDSWSKDVHINPSSTFAERTLSGVDTSCSPLPPTRRCRSSSSSAGDKWSGAHERSWAASSIGGSHGASPDPRQITAQLKHAQGARAILANVGNHLEKLNPIHASFALNLLGKDASRNRKGQLRDLLRNDGAFAGLLQLTKRFATEFPAREFSNALHGIAKLCANKALDARGATTVEVIEALDAALVKCAGDLEPQGSSIVWWAYAILGRPPSQEAAAALASVTVRGACQMGSQHVGNTWWALGSLIGGESRPSSNREAAKYLHQNDEMWRGLIEAAKREAAKGMRSQELANVAWSLATTRRVIDEDLWAIVQKAIAKGADEMNAHAVSTIWWAHATLGRLPDGPALTALCAATERSAREAFNAQDVATTVWSLATLSSLRGMPLPRCYDDAWKIARDMQPGQFHNTGLCKLFHAYLMRKHGLSVGDKGEYPVWIINQAKDAWIMQVRDLHDQHASHTYQSEIAGVFRDQLKLNCEVERVTDGGYFSVDVYLPDGEVAVEYDGPQHFVGPGRDQLRSFRSGETCTKTAATELRDLFLAKTCAGS
- a CDS encoding predicted protein; its protein translation is MPSTRTGAASSARRPTTESPKTSKPAREVQPSTRRATSRSAGAIPSATTTDAGAATGKSEVPASPQADMTTAPIDPADDLGQQEVHTDPPANERTPSVGADAPPMFGKGSGHQIGRRVHSELFCPPPPVRAGQPKPLPGSAMVSTNVPTLGVSRSGRERKKNSKLQDDNWGISDKELWAKKEIEAIKAQRQRFATEEDTQDTEFYVVRTEDVDPGGRHLVGIESGPYSDLYSAVSHLDKTPSYCPTSMSAELILLANDARAYQDHSVSSRSGDGCHRFVIKGADKEKAIRLHGVWKLENAAVEAVKHAEQYGLDCFDLQRSLGAITDRSASNPPFFGSVVKPKTEPKRKGKDRKGPGVSTVDSYPPGWFPLDAVKSHENANNDPASQPGSEKGQDNADAGVGGPIRARDEREKEESPGPYTPKNVQSTSPPPASNDDKTTSVERERQAAVAAAEAARLEWEQRERERLSRQEVERWYVPPPQPVDPMPAPPPRMPKPSPEPLIPIPAEISDVVRTKVLECFESQDDAGRVHELHQMGQKVLQNLFKLAFDKTTKSNNNMWLRRKIAGAMGMQMFDLNEPTQQVPIATRRSSRQSAPLEGAEYPAENQVIETPEVPAAVKATPLVEPDTAPAADVAKEFEPEPSPVNEPEPPPVNEPEPSPEPAPRPVEIVGEELAPMATNEDAPPAEDEDEEEEDEAVDAKMAEEFAKDGVPFVPGKYYGGSHHISDDVSNVRASLEEYHSLRGQVMGGEDASKEKPSLPPPPRGRTQFQLATMEANYHVLAIRCGEGGVDSFSVRLNDRGYVYVGAKQRRKSKKSPSPDADGQEQTSEREAEPEDEKPDTASQSSEEEPLGEFEAIMKFPTLIEESSAQSVFKDGVLFVVANPRRAQVIATMLA
- a CDS encoding predicted protein, which codes for MTHLKKLDALESLDLTANELYGLPTEFGQIFKARLKKLAIGRCRLVFVPPEVFQLDKLEKLSLYRNYIVKFPGRLATRLKGSLRELNLSGNRIETIPPEIQQMERLTRLLLSDMAHTLTGVPKELGDLKNLEYLNLHDTNLHEVPKELGKLANLRELVLSKNWLLEVPKEFGGMNKLETLNVRNNPMLSVPRAVHETGATVLFAHYRW
- a CDS encoding small conductance mechanosensitive ion channel family (small-conductance mechanosensitive ion channel) translates to MAMGISSPASLLGAKAAPSAVRARGARSRFVILLSRHSRTRRDARTYSANGCFTASQAVKNEADEDSMRDERAYVDPGRLRVASKPFTRERGGRGEENGLGRAFAKSVGVLTLALAALAAPLASPRAAHAAKSSAAATAAAPEQKYTFNPNLIKLPPALTDKFDAALDAVSNEAQALGQGIKAQMNDPWSVEDVWLLLVWSYARTKGRRKLWDKLNENNKAEDAAAFDKSFLGWLDGPMKAVWFCWLVLYVHDVFSKILVIPIDDLGFDIGVYILTSGALAIMTTSRYLPAFLETRFKIMEVALKTVITRLATIAIGVVSVLNAGVCFGLPASSILGVSGVGGLTFGLAAKDILSNFMGGTILAIMRPFTVGEEIFITGGSNFRGSGDPSVSDYLVKEIGWYQTTLLAKDTKPTTVPNGFFLGTNVINVTRATARVLIVDLRVLYQDRDKIYTICEELEEYLRGSDLIDSVNFPVRVNLTSAKADCLNVQVETHIYKLPLDKHLKAKMKTMMDMMDIVDGHTSGVAYPVEVQLETLPALSGKK